Proteins found in one Coffea eugenioides isolate CCC68of chromosome 5, Ceug_1.0, whole genome shotgun sequence genomic segment:
- the LOC113772169 gene encoding uncharacterized protein LOC113772169 isoform X2 produces MEGREEKWIGGKFCGSISSFCHHLQSSCDALIQSADRRPIPLDSASTTFMEFLNRRISSTSTDLNLLESMSCDTVSFEELLGHCTQVYNHNQIHLLALQQHPVFSTSAIQIPSSAATDEDQDEEEKDSDDDDLSLSPPTSSSSTTTLPFRSKFQDDPLLDDTLSLKNLGLSDVCLATIASDQGEMRDGLTSSRDSKPRIVASRDDYEGLPKHIKSLASWEDLIVAVEKMNSSLAKRSMKVDTIQQDEISLLGLGHKAKAYLLLLIKMNCMVVETIDGVITYRVL; encoded by the exons ATGGAGGGGAGGGAGGAGAAATGGATCGGCGGCAAGTTTTGCGGAAGCATCTCGAGTTTCTGCCACCACCTCCAAAGCAGCTGCGACGCCCTCATACAATCCGCCGACCGCCGGCCCATCCCCCTTG ACTCGGCTTCGACTACGTTCATGGAATTTCTAAACCGGAGAATATCATCCACCAGCACCGACCTCAACTTGCTGGAGTCCATGTCCTGTGACACGGTGTCGTTTGAGGAGCTCCTCGGCCACTGCACCCAAGTCTACAACCACAACCAAATTCACCTCCTTGCCCTCCAACAGCACCCCGTTTTTTCCACTTCCGCCATCCAAATCCCATCATCCG CTGCCACTGATGAAGACCAAGATGAAGAGGAAAAGGATTCCGACGACGATGATTTATCTTTATCACCTCCTACGAGCAGCAGCAGCACAACCACCCTGCCTTTTCGTAGCAAATTCCAAGATGATCCCTT GTTGGATGATACTCTCAGTTTAAAGAATCTTGGACTTTCTGATGTTTGTCTTGCTACCATAGCATCTGATCAAG GTGAAATGAGAGATGGATTAACGTCGTCCAGGGATTCTAAACCACGGATAGTTGCGTCAAGAGATGATTATGAAGGCCTCCCTAAACATATCAAGAGCTTGGCATCCTGGGAG GATCTTATTGTTGCTGTCGAGAAGATGAATTCTTCCCTGGCAAAGAGGAGCATGAAGGTGGACACAATCCAACAAGATGAGATTTCGTTGTTAGGATTAG GCCATAAAGCAAAAGCTTATTTGCTATTGCTTATAAAAATGAATTGCATGGTCGTTGAGACGATTGATGGTGTGATTACCTACAGAGTGCTGTAG
- the LOC113771009 gene encoding acidic endochitinase-like, whose protein sequence is MVHHSAAKITTAKQLKKIFNMAASLRPLFLAIIPLLVISSLIRSSEGEGVGFYWGQSLHDENLAEMCNNSMYRYAVLSSLNLAGNRPVLSIDDKCNPSYPAGCAYLGHMIDFCKGQGIKVLLSLGGRPDLSSDDAHNVAEYIWNNFLSNNSGPGPLNATVDGIDFRIQSGSNQSLDVLARALRNYSTPERKVYLSAAPLCQIPDYYLHDAIKTGVFDHVWVQFFGDPSCKFYPPIWIAWYCYLDKYNTTLSLGITRNPDTDGFIPCDDLFTRTFFVVQFPKFGTLMVFEGKYECNFSAGVLLASGKKSMNKFYAID, encoded by the coding sequence ATGGTCCATCATTCGGCAGCCAAAATCACCACTGCAAAACAACTCAAAAAAATATTCAACATGGCTGCTAGTTTACGACCCCTCTTCTTAGCAATAATACCCCTGCTGGTGATTTCATCCTTGATCAGGTCCTCAGAAGGCGAAGGAGTTGGGTTCTACTGGGGCCAAAGTCTTCATGATGAAAACCTGGCTGAGATGTGCAACAACAGTATGTATCGCTACGCGGTTCTCTCCTCCCTAAATTTGGCGGGTAACAGACCAGTCTTGAGCATAGATGACAAGTGCAATCCGAGCTACCCGGCTGGCTGCGCCTACCTAGGTCATATGATAGATTTCTGCAAGGGCCAAGGCATCAAAGTATTGCTTTCCCTTGGCGGGAGGCCTGATCTTTCTTCTGATGATGCTCACAATGTTGCAGAATATATCTGGAACAATTTTTTGAGTAATAATTCAGGCCCTGGTCCTCTCAATGCTACTGTAGATGGAATAGACTTCCGTATCCAAAGCGGATCAAACCAGAGTCTGGATGTTCTCGCCCGGGCACTCAGGAATTATAGCACACCTGAAAGAAAGGTGTACTTATCTGCAGCACCACTCTGTCAAATTCCTGACTATTATCTTCACGATGCTATCAAAACTGGCGTCTTTGACCACGTGTGGGTGCAATTTTTTGGTGATCCTTCATGTAAATTCTATCCACCCATTTGGATTGCATGGTATTGCTATCTAGACAAATATAATACTACATTATCCCTGGGAATAACCAGAAATCCCGACACCGACGGCTTCATCCCATGCGATGATCTATTTACAAGGACGTTCTTTGTGGTGCAGTTTCCCAAATTTGGAACGCTCATGGTGTTTGAGGGCAAATACGAGTGCAATTTTAGCGCTGGTGTGCTTCTGGCTTCTGGTAAAAAGTCCATGAATAAGTTCTACGCCATCGACTAA
- the LOC113772169 gene encoding uncharacterized protein LOC113772169 isoform X1, whose protein sequence is MEGREEKWIGGKFCGSISSFCHHLQSSCDALIQSADRRPIPLDSASTTFMEFLNRRISSTSTDLNLLESMSCDTVSFEELLGHCTQVYNHNQIHLLALQQHPVFSTSAIQIPSSAATDEDQDEEEKDSDDDDLSLSPPTSSSSTTTLPFRSKFQDDPLLDDTLSLKNLGLSDVCLATIASDQANNSIHTAKMFQESEGEMRDGLTSSRDSKPRIVASRDDYEGLPKHIKSLASWEDLIVAVEKMNSSLAKRSMKVDTIQQDEISLLGLGHKAKAYLLLLIKMNCMVVETIDGVITYRVL, encoded by the exons ATGGAGGGGAGGGAGGAGAAATGGATCGGCGGCAAGTTTTGCGGAAGCATCTCGAGTTTCTGCCACCACCTCCAAAGCAGCTGCGACGCCCTCATACAATCCGCCGACCGCCGGCCCATCCCCCTTG ACTCGGCTTCGACTACGTTCATGGAATTTCTAAACCGGAGAATATCATCCACCAGCACCGACCTCAACTTGCTGGAGTCCATGTCCTGTGACACGGTGTCGTTTGAGGAGCTCCTCGGCCACTGCACCCAAGTCTACAACCACAACCAAATTCACCTCCTTGCCCTCCAACAGCACCCCGTTTTTTCCACTTCCGCCATCCAAATCCCATCATCCG CTGCCACTGATGAAGACCAAGATGAAGAGGAAAAGGATTCCGACGACGATGATTTATCTTTATCACCTCCTACGAGCAGCAGCAGCACAACCACCCTGCCTTTTCGTAGCAAATTCCAAGATGATCCCTT GTTGGATGATACTCTCAGTTTAAAGAATCTTGGACTTTCTGATGTTTGTCTTGCTACCATAGCATCTGATCAAG CTAATAATAGCATTCACACTGCAAAGATGTTTCAAGAAAGTGAAg GTGAAATGAGAGATGGATTAACGTCGTCCAGGGATTCTAAACCACGGATAGTTGCGTCAAGAGATGATTATGAAGGCCTCCCTAAACATATCAAGAGCTTGGCATCCTGGGAG GATCTTATTGTTGCTGTCGAGAAGATGAATTCTTCCCTGGCAAAGAGGAGCATGAAGGTGGACACAATCCAACAAGATGAGATTTCGTTGTTAGGATTAG GCCATAAAGCAAAAGCTTATTTGCTATTGCTTATAAAAATGAATTGCATGGTCGTTGAGACGATTGATGGTGTGATTACCTACAGAGTGCTGTAG